In Lutra lutra chromosome 6, mLutLut1.2, whole genome shotgun sequence, the following are encoded in one genomic region:
- the LOC125101607 gene encoding translation initiation factor IF-2-like, translating to MEAKLDHVAKGLLSPKPHSSSATRIPGSVAAPRSPEPAAPADRTARPAAGTEPPAREEGAAQAAAARRGGARAGTRAGPGAGTPGSRSPGAGASEQASREHREGGAPPPERAELPTKCDAPAGLGRAAAGAARRGGRTPGSCAAPGGAEGQPQRAAAGPGCDPSEPHAPRGLTGRSPHGAAGPDSRGRQRRPDPAPPPHPAPGLGPHGPQPPWEQGGQQQGSEAPREEGSRVTKQDAPQTADPSVSSRRPPTDTSLTGSHPGGAPTPRSA from the exons ATGGAAGCTAAACTGGATCACGTGGCCAAGGGCCTCCTTTCTCCCAAACCGCACTCCTCCTCAG CCACTCGCATTCCGGGCTCAGTCGCAGCCCCTCGGAGTCCGGAGCCGGCCGCCCCTGCGGACCGGACAGCGCGACCGGCGGCCGGGACGGAGCCCCCAGCCCGCGAGGAGGGCGCGGcgcaggcggcggcggcgcggcggggAGGAGCCCGGGCCGGAACCAGGGCTGGGCCGGGGGCGGGGACGCCGGGGTCCCGGAGCCCCGGAGCCGGAGCGAGCGAACAAGCGTCGCGGGAGCACCGGGAAGGAGGAGCACCGCCGCCGGAGCGAGCCGAGCTACCCACAAAGTGCGATGCCCCAGCGGGGCTAGGGCGCGCGGCGGccggcgcggcgcggcgcggaGGGAGGACGCCCGGGAGCTGCGCGGCGCCGGGAGGCGCGGAGGGGCAGCCCCAGCGGGCGGCGGCGGGCCCGGGCTGCGACCCGAGCGAGCCCCATGCCCCGCGCGGGCTGACGGGCCGGAGCCCGCACGGAGCGGCCGGGCCGGACAG CCGGGGCCGGCAGCGGCGCCCTGACCCCGCGCCGCCACCACACCCCGCCCCCGGCCTGGGCCCCCACGGCCCACAGCCGCCTTGGGAACAG GGTGGGCAGCAGCAGGGTTCCGAGGCCCCCAGGGAAGAGGGTTCCCGAGTAACCAAGCAGGACGCCCCTCAGACTGCCGACCCCAGTGTCTCCTCCCGACGGCCCCCCACGGACACCTCTCTGACCGGCAGTCACCCCGGCGGCGCTCCGACCCCGCGCTCCGCGTGA